A single genomic interval of Armigeres subalbatus isolate Guangzhou_Male chromosome 1, GZ_Asu_2, whole genome shotgun sequence harbors:
- the LOC134226515 gene encoding zinc finger protein 14-like translates to MDTDTIPDIPNDNPETYCRLCFSGFYVEPLFPPDGEPKQAVIELIGKLVDIHVTMEVDYRCAVCRMCQMTLEGFHKYRERCRTLDDVLQRKRLEFMHFQVKVEQQEELAQNAIGFEEDMVYCLSDTDDEGAVNEGGMALHGEGLVEDDGEELDEEVEEELIKGDMLIKPEPYRMDEHGEREQDEYDDDDDDDGQGEQTTPRNLDGEQVVLLEDSEEDEKSMETSTRASSEAKGEEREKEEPLKPLPFEVSSDGAYRCQICQETFRLMKEIKNHIRKQHPEQSMIYSCRFCSKKFSETNSLRAHTRFHTMDFPFSCEECGAKFTMKARLDNHVSRYHDKNSPSYTDKRFKCSLCPRIFLQESGRNLHMLHFHDSKPTEFPPTEAIPVLQVLSCDGCNEHFDSREAIDAHFAEHHADQDEATKPKVSKRHKCPDCPKVFRHRTALRSHCVINHGTMPHKCDICGSSFERRTKLEKHKQNWHGEDSKNKVLERYKCDQCERFFVRNQDRFRHEQVVHNIESPAKLPTVWEGRKSNFPCSKCERKFPSMKTMRIHFALKHPDVPVRFKCTVCSKLFKHKTSLREHMMNHTGEHPFGCDQCDERFIRKKDVDRHMEEMHGSDDDDGEKKVRFPCPYCPRKLMTKTARAIHVTHNHADKEPIAKQVLSSLPKSMACQYCKKVFTNRNTLKLHILNHLGKLPHQCDQCDAGFYKPADLLRHKQRYHTGGSSLSLANRFKCAYCPRIFIRKSARRYHHTVFHGIERQAKVASSTTASGQKRQRIKLEPDTTEYPCALCSLVFVTGQMLQTHHQQHHADQQFFYKCPHCPKRTVHRNAYVSHIRLHVGGYRYPCDQCNVKFDRKVLLIQHKKRYHSDDSKDVQRFLCTICNREFLRNQDRVRHQIVVHNYQVQSTGSQPAPSPGPSSGGKKGLLLKIKQEKIEVEQTKVEASEPMEETSPPTKKVFAISSDVEEIDDDDDDDEQQEASAELAQEHQDEQYHSEHDGGQNASVPTISNVVSIKEEAMAARKEFNEY, encoded by the exons ATGGACACGGACACAATTCCCGATAT cccCAATGACAACCCGGAGACATACTGCCGGTTGTGTTTTTCCGGCTTCTACGTGGAACCGCTGTTTCCACCGGACGGAGAACCGAAGCAAGCGGTTATTGAACTGATCGGCAAGTTGGTGGACATTCACGTGACGATGGAGGTGGATTATCGCTGTGCGGTCTGTCGGATGTGCCAAATGACGCTGGAGGGGTTCCACAAATACCGGGAACGGTGCCGAACATTGGACGATGTGTTGCAGAGGAAACGATTGGAGTTTATGCACTTTCAGGTGAAAGTGGAACAGCAAGAAGAATTGGCACAGAATGCAATCGGGTTTGAAGAGGATATGGTTTATTGTTTGAGCGATACCGATGATGAGGGAGCTGTCAATGAAGGAGGAATGGCGCTTCACGGGGAAGGATTGGTGGAGGATGATGGCGAAGAGCTGGACGAAGAGGTAGAGGAAGAACTGATCAAGGGCGATATGTTGATAAAACCTGAGCCATATAGAATGGACGAGCACGGGGAAAGGGAACAAGATGAgtacgacgacgatgatgatgacgatggccAGGGAGAGCAGACGACTCCGAGAAACCTGGATGGGGAACAAGTAGTGTTGTTGGAAGATTCAGAAGAAGACGAAAAATCGATGGAAACCTCTACCAGGGCCAGTAGTGAGGCGAAAGGTGAAGAACGGGAAAAAGAGGAACCGCTCAAACCGTTGCCATTTGAGGTGAGCTCGGATGGAGCCTATCGTTGTCAGATATGTCAGGAAACGTTCAGGCTGATGAAGGAGATCAAA AATCACATCCGTAAGCAGCACCCTGAACAGTCGATGATATATTCTTGCCGTTTCTGCTCCAAGAAGTTCTCAGAGACTAATTCTTTGCGGGCTCATACCCGCTTCCACACGATGGATTTCCCCTTCTCTTGTGAAGAATGTGGAGCGAAGTTCACGATGAAGGCCCGACTGGATAATCACGTTTCACGCTACCACGATAAGAACTCTCCGAGCTACACGGACAAGCGCTTCAAGTGTAGTCTTTGTCCGAGAATATTCCTACAGGAGTCGGGCCGTAATTTGCATATGCTGCATTTCCACGACTCGAAACCTACGGAATTTCCGCCGACGGAAGCGATTCCGGTGTTGCAGGTGTTGTCCTGTGATGGATGTAATGAGCATTTCGATTCCAGAGAAGCAATCGATGCTCACTTTGCCGAACATCATGCTGATCAGGACGAAGCAACGAAACCGAAGGTCTCCAAACGGCACAAATGCCCGGATTGTCCGAAAGTATTCCGGCATAGAACTGCTCTTCGTTCTCACTGTGTCATAAATCATGGAACTATGCCTCACAAGTGCGACATCTGTGGGAGCAGCTTTGAGCGAAGAACTAAACTGGAGAAGCACAAACAGAACTGGCACGGGGAAGATTCTAAGAATAAGGTATTGGAGCGCTACAAATGTGACCAATGCGAGCGATTTTTCGTACGCAATCAGGATCGATTCCGTCACGAGCAAGTTGTGCATAATATCGAATCTCCCGCAAAATTGCCCACGGTATGGGAAGGTCGTAAAAGCAACTTCCCCTGCTCCAAATGTGAGCGGAAATTTCCATCGATGAAAACAATGCGAATACATTTCGCCCTCAAACATCCGGACGTTCCGGTTCGCTTCAAATGCACGGTTTGCTCAAAACTGTTCAAACACAAGACGTCTCTTCGAGAGCACATGATGAACCACACTGGCGAGCATCCGTTCGGGTGCGATCAGTGTGACGAAAGATTCATTCGAAAGAAGGACGTTGATCGCCACATGGAAGAGATGCATGGATCGGACGACGATGATGGCGAAAAGAAGGTTCGCTTCCCTTGTCCTTACTGCCCCCGGAAGCTGATGACGAAGACAGCTCGTGCGATTCACGTAACACACAACCACGCTGACAAGGAACCCATCGCTAAACAAGTTCTCTCGTCCCTTCCAAAGTCAATGGCTTGTCAGTACTGCAAGAAGGTTTTCACCAACCGAAACACCCTCAAATTGCATATCCTCAATCATCTGGGCAAGCTGCCTCATCAGTGTGACCAATGTGATGCTGGTTTCTATAAACCAGCTGATCTCCTGCGGCACAAACAGCGATACCACACCGGAGGGTCTTCCCTATCCCTTGCCAATCGCTTCAAGTGCGCTTATTGTCCTCGCATCTTCATCCGCAAATCCGCTCGCCGCTATCACCATACCGTATTCCACGGTATTGAAAGACAAGCAAAAGTCGCCTCGTCCACGACCGCCAGCGGTCAAAAGCGACAGCGAATTAAATTGGAGCCGGATACTACAGAATATCCGTGTGCTCTGTGTTCCCTGGTTTTCGTCACCGGCCAAATGCTACAGACCCACCACCAGCAGCACCATGCGGATCAACAGTTCTTCTACAAATGCCCGCACTGTCCGAAACGCACCGTTCACAGAAATGCGTACGTGTCTCATATTCGCTTACATGTCGGTGGCTACCGTTACCCTTGCGATCAGTGTAATGTTAAATTCGATAGAAAAGTTCTTCTGATTCAACACAAAAAGCGGTACCACTCGGACGACTCCAAGGACGTTCAGCGATTTCTGTGTACTATTTGCAATCGCGAATTTCTCCGCAACCAGGACCGCGTACGTCATCAGATCGTCGTGCACAACTATCAGGTGCAGAGTACAGGATCACAGCCGGCACCCAGCCCTGGACCATCTTCCGGTGGCAAAAAAGGATTGCTACTCAAAATAAAACAGGAAAAGATTGAGGTGGAACAAACAAAAGTGGAAGCAAGTGAACCGATGGAGGAAACGTCCCCGCCGACGAAAAAAGTCTTTGCCATCTCCAGCGATGTGGAGGaaatcgacgacgacgacgacgatgacgaacAGCAGGAGGCGTCCGCAGAGTTGGCGCAAGAGCACCAAGATGAACAGTATCATTCCGAGCATGACGG